Within bacterium, the genomic segment TTCAAAGTCGCCCTGCTCACGCCCGGTTCGATTCGCGACGCGGGTTGGAACCAGAGTGCCTACGAGGGACTGGAGCGGATTCGCGACGAGACGGGTGCCGAGATCGCCCATCAGGAAACAAAGACTCCTCAAGACTTCGAAGCCGGGTTTCGAGATTTTGCTGCGCGTGGTTTCGGGCTGATCTTTGGTCACGGCTTTGAGTTCCAGGATGCAGCAGCCAAAGTCGCCATCGAGTACCCGGATACTATTTTCATCACGACCAGTGGATCGACGGTGCGAAGGAATGTTTCGCCGATCGTCTTCGAACTGGAGCAGGCCACGTTCGTGCTCGGTTACCTGGGGGGAAGACTCGCCCGAGATTCGAAGATCGGTGCGATCGGTGGTGTGAAGATTCCCTCGGTGGCCAGCACGTTTTACGCATTCGAAGGCGGTGGAAAGCTCGCGCGCAAGCACACCGATCTGAAGATCTCGTATATCGGAAACTGGACCGATGCCTCCGCTGCTCGCGAGGCGACGCTCGCTCAGATTTCGACGGGCGTCGATATGCTGATCCACAACGCAAACGAAGCTGCGCGTGGATTCTTTCAGGCCGTCGAAGAGAACCCAAAGGTCTTCGCCTTCGGCACGAACAAAAACCAGAATGATCTCGCGCCGACCTCGATCCTGGCTTCGGCCACGCTCGATGTTCCCGGTGCC encodes:
- a CDS encoding BMP family ABC transporter substrate-binding protein — its product is MSFPPKLHPAPRSCFRLVRAVLLVVSGVIVSGVLGCGLEESGPESAFKVALLTPGSIRDAGWNQSAYEGLERIRDETGAEIAHQETKTPQDFEAGFRDFAARGFGLIFGHGFEFQDAAAKVAIEYPDTIFITTSGSTVRRNVSPIVFELEQATFVLGYLGGRLARDSKIGAIGGVKIPSVASTFYAFEGGGKLARKHTDLKISYIGNWTDASAAREATLAQISTGVDMLIHNANEAARGFFQAVEENPKVFAFGTNKNQNDLAPTSILASATLDVPGALLLVAREVRSGQFYPRSIRFGLRDGVVRIEWNDALRSRIPDPVWDGVQKLIADV